The genome window AATGAGGATGAATATCTTCAAACTGCATAAATTTCTTaatgtgatatatatttgatcTGTGATATCAAACAGCAATACCCTGATCAGGTCAACTACAGTTGTGCTTGAAGCTCAAGTTGTTTATAATAGCCTTCTTATAACAAAGGTTATGTAGTGCATAATTTAGCAACGCTGATCATGTATCGTGTGAGGATTTCACCCTAGTAATGCCAATCCTTCAAAATAGACATCTGATTCTCTACCTTGTCTCTTCTACACATTGGTTAGCCATAGCATCTAAATTTGTAAGTAAGGCATCCCTGCCATAACTTAACGATTATGCTGGATATAAACCGACCCTAATAAATACTCCAGCTAAAATGAACGACCTCTGTCAGGACTCATTAACATTAGCAACAAAGAAACCGTCTGACATTTGGGAGGAAAATGAAAGAGGAGCTCTAACTGAGACTAACATGACAAAAAGATTATACTGGGATACTAAATTGGCATGCAATTAACAACTCCAAAGCAGCAGCTGGAGAGATATAATATACCTGGTATCTTCGCTTGTTTTGAGAGACAATACGACGCGCCTTAAGCTGAACTGCCCTCACTGCACTCCAAGATGAATCAACTAAACCTTTTGTGAAAGAACCAAAGATACTTGTTTGAGTGACCGATGTACCATCTGCACTTTCATTGGGGTCAGATTTTTTTGCTGCATTTTCAGTTTCTGATTCTTCCTGAGCTGGCCTTTTGCTTACACTTTGTTCAGGGTTTGTAGAAGAAGGTAACACAATATCAGGAGTTTCAGCAGGATTTGCAGATCCTTTGTTATCAGATTCTGCATCCATTCTGTCAACAAAACAGAAAGGTCCATAAGTGGAGGCATGAAATCCTAATCGTCAATTACACAGCAAGAATCACATGAAATAAGACAATGCTCATGTAATATATTATAGTACTCCATACAAATCCAATAAACAGATCTTTTTCCTGGATAAGACAAGGTACATAGCAAATCTTATTGCATTGATAAGACAATGTTCAAATTCAATatgtaacttatatatatagatcAACAGGCAAAGATTGACACATACTTACATTCTTGTCGGGAATTAAGATAGTGCAATCGGCTCGTGTTACATTTCCTTAATATCGTTATTAATGTTCAGTAAATCACTGGCTCATTATAACAGAGAGGTGAGCACATGATAAGGGGAAATATATATAGTAACATCAGAATGTGCTTATGTAAATGTAATGAATGTATCTGCCGGGAGATCTGTATCAGCTCAGATGAGGGAAATGAGGATACAAGAAGGGCCTTTTTGTTTGATGGTTATATGTCACACATTGTAATATTTTCCGGTCAAATTACTCCGGCCTAGTAATATAAGCAACCATACCGAAGAGTTATAATGATATTAATATTcacacaaaaaaatatataaatgccAAATTTGTTTCTGTTAGTAACATTTGTAACAAATTTTGTTTCTAAATgatttaatgaaaaaatatgGGCTCCTTAAAATAAAGTTTAAGCTgttcataaaatttataacaacaaaATAACAGAAACCATTTAGGCAATCAAAGAAACTTCAACTGTAAATCTTGTAATGACACAAACTGCAGATGTGCTCTCAGCCTCTCAGATGAAAGATGGTAGCAAGTCATATACAAGTCACTGGTTACAACCCATTTTTCGAGCAAATAACATACAGAGTTGCATTCATCACTAGTACTGCAGAATAATTAGATAGTTACAAAAATGCTTACACACATCCAAACAACAAAAGAATAGCCTAATGGAAAGGTAAACACCAATAACCTGTACAGAGGTACTTATAAGAACACCTTGTAGTTTCTACTTGCTCGAGTAACGGTTTAACTTTGTGATTCAATGGCTGACAAGAACAGAGGCTTGCTAGTCTCAGTTACTCGGATTGTAAAAACCAAACACACCGTAGATGGTCTGGGCGAAAGTAAGAATTAGCAGAACCACAGCTGCAATAAATGAGATGATTGCCCAGGGATTGTTAAAGTAGGTATGCTTCAAGGTTGCCTGCCAGGTGTTCCACCTGTGGTCATGAAATTTGTTTATCTCTGCTGACAGACGCGAATGGTAACTGTGATTGATATCGAAAACGACCTCTTGACAGAGCTTATTAAAGAGTTGAGCAACTTCATGATCACTACCAAGCCAATGCTCAATGATCCCACAGTAATGGAGGTAACCTACATCAGCAGTCGTGTTAATCATATTGTTCATAAAGATCACGTATGATGTTATTTCATTGCCACAGTCCAGATGACTCTGCTCGTATGCTATGAGGTTGAGAAAGAGTGACTTGGTACCATCATGGATCAAGAGCCTAGGAATCTCAAGGAGGCCATTACTGAATGTGATATCCCAGAAGCGATCCGTCTTCCTTTTCTTGAACATGACTCCAGACTCTCTTAGGTCTGTTACGCAGTGTGTCAACTGTTGCCTGCGCTTGTCTGCAACACGACAAACATGTGACCATTGCTTCTTCCAGACCCGTGGCTTAGGGGAAGCCCCTTTACGCAGCAAACTGTGCCTGAAAACGTCCAGGCAATGAAGTCCTTGACCTGATAAAGAGTCAAGGGTATTTGTAGATCCTCTTGATGACTCTAGTTTGTCCCGGCTACTCTTTGTCAATGGCTCATCCGTTGGCATTAATGGATCAAAAAAGCCAAGGGCCAGCCTTGCCACAAGCCCTACCTGATCAGGATAACCTAACTGAAGGCCTAATAACCGATCAAGAACGAAAAGGGGAATCTGATTTTCAAGCATAATCATGTCACGCTGAATAGAATGTATCGATCCACGCATAGCAAACACAGGATCATTTGGAGAGTAGCCAATCTGCTGGAATCCCTCTGCAGCGCCACGAAACAGGTCAAGAATGAAGCATCCATCAAGCACCATCATTTCCACAAACTCATTGCTACTAAGATTAATCTTCCCTTCATAACAAGCCCGAGTTCTCTCTTCAAGTTCCTTCATAGAATCAAGATAGAATTTAACATCCTGATTAGTACGCTTCAAGACCTGGTACAAAGACCGCCACTTGTGGCGATCCATGTTCCTATGACGCCTCCTGCCATGGTGATAAGGCCCCAATGACACAATTTGAGGAATATAAGCCTTATTATCACCTCCCTTCAAATACTGAGGGACTTTGTAAATGGAAACTTTCCCCCAGGAACTACCCAAATCTTCTTGCCTAGcttgttcaagcttttcaccGATATTGATCACCCATTCAGAGACCTCTGGCCTAGGCCCTGGTTCAAAAACAACAGCCTCCCGTGTGGCCGATGTCTCGACGTGATGTTCGAGAAGGTATGCTTGCTCTGATCGGTACAGCGCTGAAGCTTGTGGCGTAGAAACTCCAGATTCTACAGTTTCTTTGAGTTTCAGAGTGAGTAGGTACCAGCTTAAGAGTTCTTTGTTGAAAACTGCcaccatttttatttttttttgaaagcttTAATGCAGGGGGGCTCTCAGGTCTGGTTGGTTAATTGCAGCTGGTTGTGGTGAAGCAACTGAAAAACCGtaaaagaatttataaaatttgcaagCATGCAAACAAAGAATTTGTGGCCAAGCAAGGGGTAGTTGAAATGGACCTCAAATAATTTGTGATTGGACAGTATATATAACCAACTGTATAGGAGTATCATTTTCACATGTAGCCGACTGTGTCTGAGCTAAGCTTCTCAGAAATGCATGGTCTCTCTTTTATGCACATACTGAATTATGGAAGAACCGACTTCTCACTGAACATAAAACAGTACGGCTTCACATGTTATGATTTACGACTCTTAACAGATAAGATGTGTTTCTGACTAACCAATTACTTATgtcaaatattatatgatatttattatatgatataaaagcTTATGACAGccaagtttcattttgacttcGGCTATTTGTTCTTGCGACTGGTTATTAGTGTCAAATATTGCGGACAAATAAAATTGCAATGAATCCATTCTGGATTGTACAACTTGACCCACGATACCCAACTTCACATTCTAATTTTTACTCATCTTTTTCACTCTCTCATCTTATTTTATTCTCTCTCCCAACCTATCTCCTAAATTTctattcaaaacaaatttatttttttagaaaagaataatttattaaatagaaaaaatatcCGAATACAAAGACTCTAACACATCCCGAGGAGGAGGAGAGgtaaaaattataatgtttttttttttgaaaagcaggACTTTTATTAGTAAAACCCAACTCCAACAAGAGAAGGGAGTGGACCTTgagaaacaaaaaattataatgtgtgatgtttatatttcataacaatattattttatttttaaaatatagttactataattatattattatttcaagtttttattttatattttaaaattacttaattaatttaaatttccaTATGGACAtctcaataatttttaaaaagttttaaatttaatgattaaaacaatattaataacttatttttgaatttataaataaagatttttaatttattgttttttttttgaagatatttttaaattattgttattacaTTAATTTCTAGTGAACCATCAAATGCGATTTTTGAGTGAGTAGCTTCTCAGTAGTTAGTCAATTTCAaacattttttcaaaaaatccaTTAGCTTTTCAGTGTATTATCACTTCAAACTGATTTATTTTCTACAAtccaattaattatttttatctattttctAAACTGATATAATAGGAGTAATCTTTAACATCTGGTATAATTACATTATCttaatcggtttttctatggtgtgtccatgggcacatgctaagcgcagaAATTTTTGTGcttagatcattttgattggctcctacttcttaataatggtggaccccctgcaaatgcaccaaccacaccaatcaaaatgctTCAAATGCAAAAATtttcgcgcttagcatgtgcccatgggcagaCAAACCCTGTCTCAGTACATGCCAAAATCTCTCATGGATAAATTAGTTTCAATTACCTATTTCCATTGTGGGTCCGTTTGGCTTGGTCAAACAGCATCACACCCCTACAAATTCGTGGCTATGGGTTTTTTCAT of Daucus carota subsp. sativus chromosome 3, DH1 v3.0, whole genome shotgun sequence contains these proteins:
- the LOC108211546 gene encoding UPF0481 protein At3g47200; this encodes MVAVFNKELLSWYLLTLKLKETVESGVSTPQASALYRSEQAYLLEHHVETSATREAVVFEPGPRPEVSEWVINIGEKLEQARQEDLGSSWGKVSIYKVPQYLKGGDNKAYIPQIVSLGPYHHGRRRHRNMDRHKWRSLYQVLKRTNQDVKFYLDSMKELEERTRACYEGKINLSSNEFVEMMVLDGCFILDLFRGAAEGFQQIGYSPNDPVFAMRGSIHSIQRDMIMLENQIPLFVLDRLLGLQLGYPDQVGLVARLALGFFDPLMPTDEPLTKSSRDKLESSRGSTNTLDSLSGQGLHCLDVFRHSLLRKGASPKPRVWKKQWSHVCRVADKRRQQLTHCVTDLRESGVMFKKRKTDRFWDITFSNGLLEIPRLLIHDGTKSLFLNLIAYEQSHLDCGNEITSYVIFMNNMINTTADVGYLHYCGIIEHWLGSDHEVAQLFNKLCQEVVFDINHSYHSRLSAEINKFHDHRWNTWQATLKHTYFNNPWAIISFIAAVVLLILTFAQTIYGVFGFYNPSN